In one window of Streptomyces sp. NBC_01224 DNA:
- a CDS encoding class I SAM-dependent methyltransferase: protein MADDHTHVQDFFKARAADWDSRFPDDGPAYAAAVHSLALGPGDAVLDAGCGTGRALPALRAAVGPRGTVLGVDLTAAMLESAVRTGRDRSGALLLADVARLPLRPQSLDAVFAAGLISHLSHPGPDLAELARVVRPGGQLALFHPIGRAALAARHGRRITDADLRAEHNLRPLLVRSGWRLESYTDEDDRFLALAVRTL, encoded by the coding sequence ATGGCCGATGACCACACACACGTCCAGGACTTCTTCAAGGCCCGCGCTGCGGACTGGGACAGCCGGTTTCCCGACGACGGGCCCGCCTACGCCGCCGCCGTCCATTCCCTCGCACTGGGCCCTGGTGACGCGGTACTGGACGCCGGCTGCGGTACGGGACGGGCGCTGCCCGCCCTGCGCGCAGCCGTGGGGCCGAGAGGCACGGTCCTGGGCGTGGACCTCACAGCGGCGATGCTGGAGTCGGCGGTACGGACGGGACGCGACCGGAGCGGAGCGCTGCTCCTCGCCGATGTCGCCCGCCTGCCCCTGAGGCCGCAGTCGCTCGACGCGGTGTTCGCGGCTGGGCTGATCTCCCATCTCTCGCATCCCGGACCGGACCTGGCGGAGTTGGCGCGGGTGGTGCGGCCGGGCGGGCAACTGGCCCTCTTCCACCCCATCGGTCGGGCCGCCCTGGCCGCGCGCCACGGCCGCCGGATCACGGACGCCGACCTGCGTGCGGAGCACAACCTCCGCCCGCTGCTGGTGCGTTCGGGCTGGCGGCTCGAGTCGTACACGGATGAGGACGACCGGTTCCTCGCCCTTGCCGTACGGACGCTCTGA
- a CDS encoding TerD family protein, which yields MGVTLAKGGNVSLSKEAPGLTAVTVGLGWDVRTTTGADHDLDASALLCSDAGKVLSDLHFVFYNNLTSPDGSVQHTGDNLTGEGEGDDESINVDLGAVPADVAKIVFPVSIHDAQSRGQSFGQVRNAFIRVVNRANGVELARYDLSEDASTETAMVFGELYRHGAEWKFRAVGQGYASGLAGIASDYGVNV from the coding sequence ATGGGTGTGACCCTGGCCAAGGGCGGCAACGTCTCCCTGTCGAAGGAGGCGCCCGGCCTGACCGCAGTGACGGTCGGCCTGGGCTGGGACGTTCGGACGACCACGGGGGCGGATCACGACCTGGACGCGAGCGCGCTGCTGTGCTCGGATGCCGGCAAGGTCCTTTCCGACCTGCACTTCGTCTTCTACAACAACCTGACGAGCCCGGACGGTTCGGTCCAGCACACCGGCGACAATCTGACCGGTGAGGGCGAGGGCGACGACGAGTCCATCAATGTGGACCTGGGGGCTGTCCCGGCGGATGTCGCGAAGATAGTCTTTCCGGTCTCCATTCATGACGCGCAGAGCCGTGGTCAGAGCTTCGGCCAGGTACGCAACGCGTTCATCCGTGTGGTGAACCGGGCGAACGGCGTCGAGCTGGCCCGTTACGACCTCAGCGAGGACGCCTCGACCGAGACCGCCATGGTCTTCGGTGAGCTGTACCGGCACGGCGCGGAGTGGAAGTTCCGTGCGGTGGGCCAGGGCTATGCCTCGGGCCTGGCCGGTATCGCATCCGACTACGGGGTCAACGTCTGA
- a CDS encoding MHYT domain-containing protein translates to MGHLDHATFGWLTPALSYAMACIGAALGLSCTVRALDTTGRSRRNWLITAASAIGSGIWTMHFVAMLGFGVTGTDIRYNVPLTLLSLLGAMVVVGGGVFAVGYSRDRTRALLLGGFATGLGVASMHYLGMAALRLHGAIHYDPLRVSLSVAIAVVAATAALWAALNIKSPRAVALASLVMGAAVSSMHYTGMLAVSVYVAPSGRELPGATTMQFIFPLAVGLGSYLFLTSAFVALSPTGRERAAYVFAERTAGPTETDSSAATQHGFTERGPVFRARRGDVSDHDASPATTP, encoded by the coding sequence ATGGGACACCTGGACCACGCCACCTTCGGCTGGCTGACACCTGCGCTGTCGTACGCGATGGCATGCATCGGCGCGGCACTCGGACTGAGCTGCACCGTGCGGGCACTCGACACAACCGGCCGTTCGCGCCGCAATTGGCTGATCACGGCCGCATCCGCCATCGGCTCGGGCATCTGGACGATGCACTTCGTCGCGATGCTCGGCTTCGGCGTAACCGGCACCGATATCCGCTACAACGTGCCGCTCACCCTGCTCAGCCTGCTCGGCGCCATGGTGGTGGTCGGCGGTGGCGTCTTTGCCGTCGGCTACAGCCGCGACCGGACCAGGGCGCTGCTGCTCGGCGGGTTCGCCACCGGACTTGGCGTCGCCAGCATGCACTACCTCGGCATGGCGGCACTCCGTCTGCACGGCGCGATCCACTACGACCCGCTGCGGGTCTCACTCTCCGTCGCCATCGCTGTCGTGGCCGCCACGGCGGCTCTGTGGGCGGCGCTCAACATCAAGTCACCCCGAGCCGTCGCGCTGGCTTCCCTCGTCATGGGGGCGGCGGTCAGCAGCATGCACTACACCGGAATGCTGGCGGTCTCCGTGTACGTCGCGCCCTCCGGAAGGGAACTTCCCGGGGCCACAACCATGCAGTTCATCTTTCCCCTGGCCGTCGGCCTGGGCTCGTACCTCTTCCTGACCTCGGCTTTCGTGGCGCTCTCCCCGACGGGCAGGGAACGTGCTGCCTACGTCTTCGCCGAACGCACCGCAGGACCCACCGAAACGGACTCATCCGCGGCCACACAACACGGATTCACCGAGCGCGGGCCCGTCTTCCGGGCACGACGTGGCGACGTGAGTGACCACGACGCATCGCCCGCCACCACGCCCTGA
- a CDS encoding MOSC domain-containing protein — translation MTVVSSNEEYSFTKPNRKSVTLLAGLGVEGDVHAGATVKHRSRVAQDPAQPNLRQVHLIHEELFGELRAAGFEVAPGDLGENVTTSGVDLLALSVGTLLHLGDEAVVEVTGLRNPCLQIDNFQDGLLKRVVGRDEAGRIVRKAGIMGIVTVGGVVRPGDPIEAELPVGPHRELERV, via the coding sequence GTGACCGTAGTGAGCAGTAACGAGGAGTATTCCTTCACCAAGCCGAACCGCAAGAGTGTCACCCTGCTGGCCGGGCTCGGCGTGGAGGGAGATGTGCACGCGGGAGCCACGGTCAAGCACCGGTCCCGCGTCGCGCAGGATCCCGCCCAGCCGAATCTGCGCCAGGTGCACCTCATCCATGAGGAACTGTTCGGCGAATTGCGGGCAGCCGGGTTCGAGGTCGCCCCGGGCGATCTCGGGGAGAACGTCACCACCAGCGGTGTCGATCTCCTCGCCCTGTCCGTAGGCACTCTGCTGCACCTGGGCGACGAGGCGGTTGTCGAGGTCACCGGCCTGCGCAACCCGTGCCTGCAGATCGACAACTTCCAGGACGGGCTCCTCAAGCGGGTCGTCGGCCGGGACGAGGCTGGCAGGATCGTGCGCAAGGCCGGGATCATGGGCATCGTCACGGTCGGCGGAGTCGTCCGGCCGGGCGACCCGATCGAGGCCGAGCTGCCCGTCGGGCCGCATCGGGAGCTGGAGCGCGTGTAG
- a CDS encoding oxygenase MpaB family protein codes for MKRYDRLKEIQRLDPERDFLRIYRITATYEFPWDITRALELALYRTYAVPSIGRLLAETAELADRSQKRYDDTALLLDTVVEHGFESDPGRTAIRRINQMHRSYDISNDDMRYVLCTFVVTPKRWLDSYGWRRLSDHELRACAAYYRTLGAHMGIKDLPETYEDFERALDTYEAEHFGWDEGGRRVSDATLDLMGSWYPRTFAPVARKAALALLDDSLLRAFRYERPGSAARNLTRGALRLRARAVRLLPPRTTPHFARQNPEIKGYPDGYEVSGLGTFPTPGIRGCPVPHKRRPGAPAE; via the coding sequence GTGAAGCGGTACGACCGGCTGAAGGAGATTCAGCGTCTCGATCCGGAACGGGACTTCCTCCGCATCTACCGGATCACGGCAACCTACGAGTTTCCCTGGGACATCACCCGCGCCCTCGAACTAGCTCTGTACCGCACCTATGCAGTCCCCAGCATCGGCAGGCTTCTCGCCGAGACAGCAGAACTGGCGGACCGTTCGCAGAAGCGGTACGACGACACCGCACTGCTCCTCGACACGGTCGTGGAGCACGGCTTCGAGAGCGACCCGGGGCGCACTGCCATCCGCCGGATCAATCAGATGCACCGCAGCTACGACATCAGCAACGACGACATGCGCTATGTGCTGTGCACGTTCGTCGTCACCCCGAAGCGGTGGCTGGACAGCTACGGCTGGCGTCGGCTGTCCGACCACGAACTCCGGGCGTGCGCCGCTTATTACCGGACCCTGGGTGCCCACATGGGCATCAAGGACCTGCCGGAGACGTACGAGGACTTCGAGCGCGCCCTCGACACCTACGAGGCCGAGCACTTCGGCTGGGACGAAGGGGGACGCCGCGTCTCCGACGCCACGCTGGACCTGATGGGCTCCTGGTATCCGCGCACCTTCGCTCCCGTTGCGCGGAAGGCGGCCCTCGCGCTGCTCGATGATTCGCTGCTGCGGGCATTCCGCTACGAACGCCCGGGCTCCGCGGCCCGAAACCTCACCCGTGGCGCTCTGCGCCTGAGGGCCCGGGCCGTGCGACTGCTGCCGCCCCGTACCACCCCGCACTTCGCCCGGCAGAACCCGGAGATCAAGGGCTACCCGGACGGGTACGAGGTTTCCGGGCTCGGTACGTTTCCCACCCCGGGCATCCGCGGCTGTCCGGTCCCGCACAAGCGACGCCCCGGCGCTCCGGCCGAGTGA
- a CDS encoding roadblock/LC7 domain-containing protein has protein sequence MIANERTGARHTSGELDWLLDDLVTRVGEVRHAVVLSGDGLAVGASSALSREDAEHLAAVASGFHSLAKGAGRHFRAGNVRQTMVEMDEGFLFVAAAGDGSCLAVLSTAFADIGLVAYEMARLVKRVGEHLRTPSRLAAPPSAVG, from the coding sequence GTGATCGCGAACGAGAGGACCGGGGCACGCCACACCTCGGGCGAACTCGACTGGCTGCTGGACGATCTGGTGACACGGGTCGGCGAGGTCCGCCACGCCGTCGTGCTCTCCGGCGACGGCCTCGCGGTGGGCGCCTCCAGCGCCCTGAGCCGCGAGGACGCCGAGCATCTGGCCGCCGTAGCCTCCGGATTTCACAGCCTGGCCAAGGGCGCGGGGCGCCATTTCCGGGCCGGGAACGTACGCCAGACCATGGTCGAGATGGATGAGGGCTTTCTGTTCGTCGCGGCAGCGGGCGATGGATCCTGCCTCGCCGTACTCAGCACGGCCTTCGCCGACATCGGACTGGTCGCCTACGAGATGGCCCGGCTCGTCAAACGGGTGGGTGAGCATCTGCGCACCCCGTCGCGGTTGGCCGCACCCCCGTCGGCTGTCGGCTGA
- a CDS encoding LCP family protein produces the protein MTGSHNSAAGSRRGSRLRRTAVFGLSFLVLLVAGVGWAYLKLNGSIDTFSADGISGDRPPVSSNGQNVLVIGSDSRAGDNSKLGGGMGTVGRSDTAFLLHVYTDRKHAVAVSIPRDSLVDIPACKMPGGEWTAPQHDVMFNGAFSVGETAEGNPACTQNTVEQLTGLRVDHTVVIDFAGFSALTSAVGGVPVCLPQDIYQRDLSPKRPTRGARIFAKGPQTVSGQRALDYVRLRHGIGDGSDIGRIKRQQAFVASLIKKVKSQGLNPTTLLPLADAATDAMTVDPGLGSADRLLSFAMSMKNIDLHNTKFVTVPWRYEGSRVAIVEPDADALWAALKADRTVDGQDASGKGSAEGRETASSPAPPAAATPVSGTGISIAVYNGTPVRGLAARATELLRARGFTVTTTANASSQDYASTVIEYGPGLRNEAETTARLFAGASTTASDTAGIQVILGSSYAQNPSFAPETPAPSAVPSTVADGARSADDDPCADLSYG, from the coding sequence ATGACAGGAAGTCACAATTCAGCAGCGGGGTCGCGAAGGGGCAGTCGGCTGCGGCGAACAGCCGTGTTCGGGTTGTCGTTCCTCGTGCTGCTTGTCGCGGGCGTCGGGTGGGCCTACCTCAAACTGAACGGCAGCATCGACACCTTCAGCGCGGACGGGATCTCGGGCGACCGGCCACCCGTCTCGTCGAACGGGCAGAACGTCCTGGTCATCGGATCGGATTCGCGCGCGGGCGACAACAGCAAACTGGGCGGCGGCATGGGTACGGTGGGGCGCTCCGACACCGCGTTTCTTCTTCATGTGTACACCGACCGCAAACACGCGGTCGCCGTGTCCATTCCCCGTGACTCCCTGGTCGACATCCCGGCCTGCAAGATGCCGGGCGGCGAGTGGACCGCGCCGCAGCACGACGTGATGTTCAACGGTGCGTTCTCGGTGGGGGAGACGGCCGAGGGAAACCCGGCCTGCACACAGAACACGGTCGAACAGCTCACCGGCCTGCGCGTCGACCACACCGTCGTCATCGACTTCGCCGGATTCTCCGCACTGACATCGGCCGTCGGGGGCGTTCCGGTGTGTCTGCCCCAGGACATCTACCAGCGAGACCTCAGCCCGAAGCGGCCCACACGGGGCGCCCGGATCTTCGCGAAGGGTCCGCAGACAGTCTCCGGACAGCGGGCACTCGACTACGTCCGGCTCCGGCATGGCATCGGTGACGGCTCGGACATAGGACGGATCAAGCGCCAGCAGGCATTTGTGGCCTCCCTCATCAAGAAGGTCAAGTCCCAGGGGCTGAACCCCACCACATTGCTGCCCCTCGCCGACGCGGCCACCGACGCGATGACCGTCGACCCCGGGCTCGGGTCGGCCGACCGGCTTCTGTCGTTCGCCATGTCGATGAAGAACATCGACCTGCACAACACCAAGTTCGTCACTGTCCCCTGGCGTTACGAGGGCTCGCGCGTCGCGATAGTCGAACCGGACGCCGACGCGCTCTGGGCAGCGCTGAAGGCCGACCGTACGGTCGACGGCCAGGACGCCAGCGGCAAGGGATCGGCCGAGGGCAGAGAGACGGCGAGCAGCCCGGCGCCGCCTGCGGCCGCCACCCCGGTCTCCGGCACGGGCATCAGCATCGCCGTCTACAACGGCACCCCGGTCAGGGGACTCGCGGCCCGTGCCACCGAACTTCTGCGCGCCCGAGGCTTCACCGTCACCACCACGGCCAATGCGAGCAGCCAGGACTACGCCTCGACCGTCATCGAGTACGGACCGGGCCTACGGAACGAGGCAGAGACCACCGCGCGGCTCTTCGCCGGAGCCAGTACGACGGCGTCCGACACCGCCGGAATCCAAGTGATCCTCGGCAGTTCCTACGCCCAGAACCCATCGTTCGCACCCGAGACCCCGGCACCCTCCGCCGTGCCGTCCACCGTCGCCGACGGGGCGCGGTCGGCCGACGACGACCCGTGCGCGGACCTCTCGTACGGCTGA
- a CDS encoding fatty acid desaturase family protein: MPQAVATVVEGTRDGAGTAVSASGTGIAQSQGSDFAPLLRAVKGQGLLERRTGWYAMGIATNLVALGAVLTGMFLLGNTWWTLLLALPLAIFWSRTAFVGHDAGHAQITGDRRASRAIGLVHANLLLGMNEAWWNDKHVRHHANPNHIDKDPDVGVGALVWTQKQAAQREGFARWLTRNQARLFFPMLLLEGIALKISGFQYLRQQPARERTLSALLLVAHLGLYATLLLTVMSPGKAVVFALLHHALFGLHLGMAFAPNHKGMEMPDPDGDRWGHLQRQVLTSRNVRGGVLTDWFLGGLNYQIEHHLFPSMPRPHLRLAQPMVRAHCVALGMPYTETGLIESYRQALQHMHEVGEPLR; this comes from the coding sequence ATGCCCCAGGCCGTAGCCACCGTCGTGGAAGGCACCCGTGACGGTGCGGGAACTGCTGTAAGTGCGAGCGGTACCGGAATCGCCCAGAGCCAGGGAAGCGACTTCGCGCCCCTCCTGCGCGCGGTCAAGGGGCAGGGACTCCTGGAGCGGCGCACCGGCTGGTACGCGATGGGTATCGCCACCAACCTGGTCGCACTGGGTGCCGTGCTCACCGGCATGTTCCTCCTGGGCAACACCTGGTGGACCCTGCTGCTCGCATTGCCACTGGCGATCTTCTGGTCCCGCACCGCCTTCGTCGGACACGACGCCGGGCACGCCCAGATAACCGGCGATCGCAGGGCGAGCCGGGCCATCGGCCTGGTGCACGCCAACCTGCTGCTCGGCATGAACGAGGCATGGTGGAACGACAAGCACGTACGCCACCACGCCAACCCCAATCACATCGACAAGGACCCGGACGTCGGCGTCGGCGCCCTGGTCTGGACCCAGAAGCAGGCCGCCCAGCGCGAAGGCTTCGCCCGCTGGCTCACCCGTAACCAGGCCCGGCTGTTCTTCCCGATGCTGCTCCTCGAAGGCATCGCGCTCAAGATCTCCGGCTTCCAGTACCTGCGGCAGCAGCCCGCCCGGGAACGCACCCTCTCGGCACTGCTCCTGGTCGCCCACCTCGGTCTCTACGCAACACTGCTGCTCACTGTCATGTCCCCGGGGAAGGCTGTCGTCTTCGCGCTGTTGCACCATGCGCTGTTCGGGCTTCACCTCGGCATGGCCTTCGCACCGAACCACAAGGGCATGGAGATGCCCGACCCCGACGGCGACCGCTGGGGCCACCTCCAGCGTCAGGTACTCACCTCGCGCAACGTACGCGGCGGCGTCCTCACCGACTGGTTCCTCGGCGGGCTCAACTACCAGATCGAGCACCACCTTTTCCCGAGCATGCCCCGACCGCACTTGCGCCTGGCGCAGCCCATGGTGCGCGCCCACTGCGTTGCGCTCGGCATGCCGTACACGGAGACCGGACTGATCGAGTCCTACCGGCAGGCACTCCAGCACATGCACGAGGTCGGCGAACCCCTCAGGTGA
- a CDS encoding DUF742 domain-containing protein — translation MTDEGPGGIPRTPGPDTRPGSQWYDAEAGPLVRPYAVTGGRTEPGPTGVQFDLIALVTFDDDARNGSEESLLGPEHRALLDLCRSETQSVAELSADADLPVGVVRVLLGDLLEVGYVRVSRPVPPAQLPDEHILREVINGLRAL, via the coding sequence ATGACCGACGAGGGCCCAGGAGGCATCCCGCGGACCCCGGGCCCGGACACACGTCCGGGCAGCCAGTGGTACGACGCCGAAGCCGGCCCGCTGGTCCGCCCGTACGCCGTGACGGGCGGCCGGACCGAACCGGGCCCCACCGGCGTGCAGTTCGATCTGATCGCACTCGTCACCTTCGACGACGACGCGCGAAACGGCTCCGAGGAATCCCTGCTCGGTCCCGAGCACCGAGCCCTGCTCGACCTCTGCCGGTCGGAGACCCAGTCCGTCGCGGAGCTCTCCGCCGACGCCGACCTTCCGGTCGGAGTCGTACGCGTACTCCTCGGCGATCTGCTCGAAGTCGGCTACGTACGCGTCAGCCGCCCCGTACCGCCCGCACAGCTGCCGGACGAACACATTCTTCGCGAGGTGATCAACGGTCTGCGGGCTCTGTAG
- a CDS encoding DEAD/DEAH box helicase — MHRLPAATLSEISALSSCSVVFLPADPSRTGHIAFWRPDGSSPPDGPGFVEELTVVGADARTYAVPALLVPVRDALPVLTRARASARASGAAAFWGAAALLALQLAARGLLLPGLSATDHDAWRAGPLTADDQSRIRTLAASMPPLAHAVPLDGTAQAVLLPDPELLLRAFLDAVADSLPRTPAAAFATGGPAFAVDAPQHLPGQRAWATDVAAGHDAGVRLSLRMEVSGLAAPGEDDEPTAEPSFRAVLQIHSISDPALMADAAEVWAGSAPTAAAFGPRARMDALLALRRAARAWPPLTPLLSAAVPDSIEPADEELGELLGPAGRALAATGVQVHWPKELARKLTARAVIGPPDDGDSQEHKRTSSDTPPLLSADALLTFNWWFALGDRKLSRAELDRLAEANRPVVRLRDQWVLIDPEEAQRARETQDRKVTPIDALGAVLTGSTEIDGHRVGVRATGWLEQLRRRLADPESGGQQGGQQTVGQPPALTATLRDYQLRGLNWLHTMTSLGLGGCLADDMGLGKTITLIALHLHRQSIESATGPTLVVCPTSLMGNWQREIEKFAPGTPVRRFHGGSRSLADLVDGEFVLTTYGTMRLDAAKLAEIRWGMVVADEAQHVKNPYSATAKQLRTIGAQARVALTGTPVENNLSELWAILDWTTPGLLGRLGTFRTRYARTAEGGDPAAAERLAALVRPFLLRRRKSDPGIAPELPPKTETDRTVSLTAEQTGLYEAVVRETLAAISGADGFARRGLVVKLLTALKQICNHPAQYLKEKEPRIEDRSGKVELLDELLDTILTEDTSVLVFTQYVQMARLLEQHLAARGVRTQFLHGGTPVAEREAMVNRFQAGEAPVFLLSLKAAGTGLNLTRAGHVVHFDRWWNPAVEAQATDRAYRIGQTQPVQVHRLIAEGTIEDRIADMLARKQGLADAVLGSGEAALTELTDAELADLVELRGGTR, encoded by the coding sequence GTGCACAGGCTCCCTGCGGCAACGCTCTCCGAGATCTCCGCACTCTCCAGCTGCTCCGTGGTCTTCCTGCCCGCGGATCCCTCCCGTACCGGCCATATCGCCTTCTGGCGTCCGGACGGCAGCAGTCCGCCCGATGGTCCCGGTTTTGTCGAGGAGCTGACCGTCGTCGGCGCCGACGCGCGAACGTACGCCGTACCGGCGCTGCTGGTTCCGGTCCGGGACGCGCTGCCCGTACTGACGCGGGCGCGGGCCTCGGCGCGGGCCTCCGGCGCCGCCGCGTTCTGGGGTGCCGCCGCGCTGCTCGCTCTGCAACTCGCCGCCCGTGGCTTGCTGTTGCCAGGACTGAGTGCAACGGATCACGATGCCTGGCGGGCCGGGCCGCTGACCGCCGACGATCAGTCGCGGATCCGTACGCTCGCGGCCTCGATGCCGCCCCTGGCCCACGCGGTGCCGCTCGACGGAACCGCTCAGGCCGTGCTGCTGCCCGATCCCGAGCTGCTGCTGCGCGCGTTCCTCGACGCGGTGGCGGACAGCCTGCCGCGCACCCCCGCCGCGGCCTTCGCCACCGGCGGCCCGGCGTTCGCCGTCGACGCACCACAGCATCTGCCCGGTCAACGGGCCTGGGCCACCGATGTCGCGGCCGGGCACGATGCGGGCGTCCGGCTCTCGCTGCGGATGGAAGTGTCCGGGCTGGCAGCCCCGGGCGAGGACGACGAGCCGACCGCCGAGCCGTCCTTCCGTGCTGTTCTGCAGATCCACAGCATCAGCGACCCGGCGCTCATGGCCGATGCCGCCGAGGTCTGGGCGGGGTCCGCGCCGACCGCTGCCGCCTTCGGCCCCCGGGCCCGGATGGATGCCCTTCTGGCGCTGCGCCGGGCCGCCCGTGCCTGGCCGCCGCTGACTCCGTTGTTGTCGGCCGCAGTGCCCGACTCCATCGAACCGGCCGACGAAGAGCTGGGCGAACTCCTCGGCCCCGCCGGACGGGCACTCGCCGCGACCGGGGTCCAGGTCCACTGGCCCAAGGAACTGGCCCGCAAGCTCACCGCACGTGCGGTGATCGGTCCGCCCGATGACGGGGACAGTCAGGAACACAAGCGCACCAGCTCTGACACGCCGCCACTCCTGTCGGCCGATGCGCTGCTGACGTTCAATTGGTGGTTCGCGCTGGGCGACCGGAAGCTCAGCCGCGCCGAGCTGGACCGCCTGGCCGAGGCCAACAGACCGGTGGTACGGCTGCGCGACCAGTGGGTGCTGATCGACCCCGAGGAGGCACAGCGCGCCCGCGAGACCCAGGACCGCAAGGTCACTCCGATCGATGCGCTCGGAGCCGTACTGACCGGTTCCACCGAGATCGACGGCCATCGGGTCGGCGTCCGGGCCACCGGCTGGCTGGAGCAGCTGCGCCGCCGGTTGGCCGACCCGGAGTCCGGCGGACAGCAGGGTGGGCAGCAGACGGTCGGTCAGCCCCCTGCGCTCACCGCCACGCTGCGCGACTACCAGCTGCGCGGCCTGAACTGGCTGCACACCATGACTTCGCTCGGCCTCGGTGGATGTCTCGCCGACGACATGGGGCTCGGCAAGACCATCACACTCATCGCTCTGCATCTGCACCGCCAGAGCATCGAGTCGGCCACAGGGCCGACGCTCGTGGTCTGCCCGACCTCGCTCATGGGGAACTGGCAGCGGGAGATCGAGAAGTTCGCACCCGGTACGCCGGTACGCCGCTTCCACGGCGGATCGCGCAGCCTGGCCGACCTGGTGGACGGAGAGTTCGTCCTCACCACGTACGGCACGATGCGGCTGGACGCGGCGAAGCTCGCGGAGATCCGGTGGGGCATGGTGGTCGCCGACGAGGCGCAGCACGTCAAGAACCCGTACTCGGCAACGGCCAAGCAGCTGCGGACAATCGGCGCTCAGGCACGTGTAGCGCTCACCGGCACCCCCGTGGAGAACAACCTGTCCGAGCTGTGGGCGATCCTCGACTGGACGACGCCCGGTCTGCTGGGCCGGCTCGGTACCTTCCGTACCCGCTATGCCCGGACCGCGGAGGGCGGCGACCCGGCGGCGGCCGAGCGGCTCGCCGCGCTGGTGCGGCCGTTCCTGCTGCGACGTCGCAAATCGGATCCGGGCATCGCCCCCGAGCTGCCGCCGAAGACCGAGACCGACCGCACGGTGTCCCTGACGGCGGAACAGACGGGGCTGTACGAAGCGGTGGTGCGAGAGACACTGGCCGCGATCTCCGGCGCCGACGGCTTCGCCCGGCGGGGCCTTGTCGTGAAGCTGCTGACGGCCCTGAAGCAGATCTGCAACCACCCGGCGCAGTACCTCAAGGAGAAGGAGCCTCGGATCGAGGACCGTTCGGGAAAGGTGGAGCTGCTGGACGAGTTGCTCGACACGATTCTGACGGAGGACACGAGTGTGCTCGTGTTCACCCAGTACGTGCAGATGGCCCGGCTGCTCGAACAGCACCTGGCGGCGCGCGGGGTGCGCACGCAGTTCCTGCACGGCGGTACACCGGTCGCGGAGCGGGAGGCGATGGTGAACCGCTTCCAGGCGGGAGAGGCCCCGGTCTTCCTGCTGTCGCTCAAGGCGGCCGGCACCGGTCTCAATCTCACCAGGGCCGGCCATGTCGTGCACTTCGACCGGTGGTGGAACCCGGCGGTGGAGGCGCAGGCCACCGACCGCGCGTACCGGATCGGCCAGACCCAGCCGGTACAAGTGCACCGGCTGATCGCCGAGGGCACCATCGAGGACCGGATCGCCGACATGCTGGCCCGCAAGCAGGGGCTGGCTGACGCGGTGCTCGGCTCGGGCGAGGCGGCGCTGACCGAACTGACGGATGCGGAACTGGCCGATCTGGTGGAGCTGCGAGGGGGCACGCGATGA
- the tatA gene encoding Sec-independent protein translocase subunit TatA translates to MLRNGLEPWHLLIVAIVVIALFGSKKLPDTARALGKSMRILKSEAKAMKETNVSPGTDPRT, encoded by the coding sequence ATGTTGCGCAACGGCCTCGAACCCTGGCACCTGTTGATCGTGGCGATTGTGGTCATCGCACTGTTTGGCTCGAAAAAGCTGCCGGACACGGCTCGCGCCCTGGGCAAATCCATGCGGATCCTGAAGAGTGAGGCGAAGGCCATGAAGGAGACCAATGTGAGTCCCGGTACCGACCCACGCACATGA